One genomic segment of Deinococcus budaensis includes these proteins:
- the acnA gene encoding aconitate hydratase AcnA has product MAMNLFGARDTLGTKAGQTLYYYNLNKLQVEGADIARLPFSVKVLLESVLREANDYDVRQEDVRAVAGWKPVNEEIEIPFKPARVILQDFTGVPAVVDLAAMRTAMVALGGDPSKINPLIPVDLVIDHSVQVDEFGTDFALANNMALEFERNRERYEFLRWGQQAFDNFGVVPPASGIIHQVNLEYLAKGVQSRPEDDGVVVYPDSLVGTDSHTTMINGLGIVGWGVGGIEAEAVMLGQPIYMLMPEVIGFKMTGAMPEGATATDLALRVTQMLREKGVVGKFVEFYGAGLSNMTLPDRATIANMAPEYGATMGFFPVDEEALRYLRRTGRLEDEIELVEQYYQAQGMFRTDETPDPLFTDTIELDLSTIVPSLAGPKRPQDRVDLTDMHTVFNEALTAPVKARGFELDADKLSAQGTIGGTEIKIGHGAVTLASITSCTNTSNPSVLIAAGLVAKKAVEKGLKPKPWVKTSLAPGSRVVTEYLENAGLQTYLDQIGFNTVGYGCMTCIGNSGPLPEPTVQAIEEGNLVVASVLSGNRNFEGRVNPHIKANYLASPPLVVAYALAGTVVNDIVNDPIGTDTDGQPVYLRDVWPTGAEIQTIMDQAINAEMFKRVYDGIEQSNAQWNAIPVAEGALYDWKEDSTYIQNPPFFENLAGGPSEVTSIEGARVLVKVGDSVTTDHISPAGSFKSDTPAGRYLLERGIAPKDFNSYGSRRGNDRIMTRGTFANIRLKNQLAPGTEGGFTTNFLTGEVTSIFDASTAYKEAGVPLLVFAGKDYGMGSSRDWAAKGTFLLGVKAVIAESFERIHRSNLVGMGVLPLQYKNGETADSLGINGDETFDLILPTDLRPRQDVTLRVTGKDGVAREVTLQCRIDTPVEIDYYKNGGILQTVLRGILAKSEAGATASA; this is encoded by the coding sequence ATGGCGATGAACCTGTTCGGAGCGCGCGACACGCTCGGCACCAAGGCCGGTCAGACCCTGTACTACTACAACCTGAATAAGCTTCAGGTGGAAGGCGCCGACATTGCCCGCCTGCCCTTCAGCGTCAAGGTGCTGCTCGAGAGCGTGCTGCGCGAGGCCAACGATTACGACGTGCGCCAGGAGGATGTCCGGGCGGTCGCCGGCTGGAAGCCCGTCAACGAGGAGATCGAGATTCCCTTCAAGCCCGCCCGCGTGATCCTTCAGGACTTCACGGGCGTGCCCGCCGTGGTGGATCTCGCGGCGATGCGCACGGCGATGGTGGCGCTGGGGGGCGATCCCAGCAAGATCAACCCCCTGATCCCGGTGGACCTCGTGATCGACCACTCGGTGCAGGTGGACGAGTTCGGCACCGACTTTGCGCTGGCCAACAACATGGCGCTGGAGTTCGAGCGCAACCGCGAGCGCTACGAGTTCCTGCGCTGGGGCCAGCAGGCCTTCGACAACTTCGGCGTGGTGCCGCCCGCGTCGGGCATCATCCACCAGGTCAACCTCGAGTACCTCGCCAAGGGCGTGCAGAGCCGCCCCGAGGACGACGGCGTGGTCGTCTACCCCGACAGCCTGGTGGGCACCGACTCGCACACCACCATGATCAACGGCCTGGGCATCGTGGGCTGGGGCGTGGGCGGCATCGAGGCCGAGGCCGTGATGCTGGGCCAGCCCATCTACATGCTGATGCCCGAAGTGATCGGCTTCAAGATGACGGGCGCCATGCCCGAAGGCGCGACCGCCACCGACCTCGCCCTGCGCGTGACCCAGATGCTGCGCGAGAAGGGCGTGGTGGGCAAGTTCGTCGAGTTCTACGGGGCGGGTCTCTCAAACATGACCCTGCCTGACCGCGCCACCATCGCCAACATGGCGCCCGAATACGGCGCCACCATGGGCTTTTTCCCGGTGGACGAGGAAGCGCTGCGCTACTTGCGCCGCACCGGCCGCCTGGAAGACGAGATCGAACTCGTCGAGCAGTACTACCAGGCCCAGGGCATGTTCCGCACCGACGAGACGCCCGATCCCCTGTTCACCGACACCATCGAACTCGACCTCTCGACCATCGTCCCCAGCCTGGCCGGGCCGAAGCGTCCGCAGGACCGGGTGGACCTGACTGACATGCACACCGTCTTCAACGAGGCGCTCACCGCGCCCGTCAAGGCGCGCGGCTTCGAGCTGGACGCGGACAAGCTGTCGGCCCAGGGCACCATCGGCGGCACCGAGATCAAGATCGGGCACGGCGCGGTGACGCTGGCGTCCATCACCTCCTGCACGAACACCTCCAACCCCAGCGTGCTGATCGCCGCCGGGCTGGTTGCCAAGAAGGCCGTCGAGAAGGGGCTGAAGCCCAAGCCCTGGGTCAAGACCTCGCTCGCGCCCGGCTCGCGGGTGGTGACCGAGTACCTGGAAAACGCGGGGCTGCAAACCTACCTCGACCAGATCGGCTTCAACACCGTCGGCTACGGCTGCATGACCTGCATCGGCAACTCGGGGCCGCTGCCCGAACCCACCGTGCAGGCCATCGAGGAAGGCAACCTGGTCGTCGCCTCGGTGCTGTCGGGCAACCGCAACTTCGAGGGCCGCGTGAACCCGCACATCAAGGCGAACTACCTCGCCTCGCCGCCCCTGGTGGTGGCCTACGCGCTGGCGGGCACGGTCGTGAACGACATCGTGAACGATCCCATCGGCACGGACACGGACGGCCAGCCCGTCTACCTGCGCGACGTGTGGCCCACGGGCGCCGAGATCCAGACCATCATGGATCAGGCGATCAACGCCGAGATGTTCAAGCGCGTCTATGACGGCATCGAGCAGAGCAACGCGCAGTGGAACGCGATCCCCGTCGCCGAGGGCGCGCTGTACGACTGGAAGGAAGACAGCACCTACATCCAGAACCCGCCCTTCTTCGAGAACCTGGCGGGCGGCCCCTCCGAGGTCACGTCCATCGAGGGCGCCCGCGTGCTGGTCAAGGTCGGCGACTCGGTGACCACCGACCACATCAGCCCGGCCGGGTCCTTCAAGTCGGACACCCCGGCGGGCCGGTACCTGCTGGAGCGCGGCATTGCCCCGAAGGACTTCAACTCCTACGGCAGTCGAAGGGGCAACGACCGCATCATGACGCGCGGTACGTTTGCCAACATCCGCCTGAAAAACCAGCTCGCGCCCGGCACCGAGGGCGGCTTCACCACCAACTTCTTGACGGGCGAGGTGACCTCCATCTTCGACGCCTCGACCGCCTACAAGGAAGCGGGCGTGCCGCTGCTGGTCTTCGCGGGCAAGGACTACGGCATGGGGTCGAGCCGCGACTGGGCCGCCAAGGGCACCTTCCTGCTGGGTGTGAAGGCCGTGATCGCCGAGAGCTTCGAGCGCATCCACCGCTCCAACCTCGTCGGCATGGGCGTGCTGCCCCTCCAGTACAAGAACGGCGAGACCGCCGACAGCCTGGGCATCAATGGCGACGAGACCTTCGACCTGATCCTGCCCACCGATCTGCGTCCCCGTCAGGACGTGACCCTGCGCGTGACGGGCAAGGACGGCGTGGCGCGCGAGGTCACCCTCCAGTGCCGCATCGACACGCCGGTCGAGATCGACTACTACAAGAACGGCGGCATTCTCCAGACCGTGCTGCGCGGGATTCTGGCCAAGAGCGAGGCGGGCGCGACCGCTTCGGCGTAA
- a CDS encoding CoA transferase — protein MSGPLHGLTVLSLALNLPGPLAAAALREGGARVVKVEPPGGDPFQALAPEWYAELTQGVEVTTLDLKTPPGQAALHTHLAGADLLLTSSRPAALARLGVGGAALAARYPRLCRVLIVGDTREPEVPGHDLTYQAEAGLLDPARPAMPRTLLADLLGGREAHAAALALLLGRERGGTERERRVGLGDAARWAAGPLRHGLTAPGGPLSGAQDRYQLYATADGTVAVAALEDHFAARWRALTSPDPQATVRARPTAHWLRQAREHDLPLCEVAGEGAAGRGAAGDD, from the coding sequence ATGTCCGGTCCCCTGCATGGTCTGACGGTGCTCAGTCTCGCGCTCAATCTGCCGGGGCCGCTGGCCGCCGCCGCGCTGCGGGAGGGTGGCGCGCGGGTCGTGAAGGTCGAGCCGCCGGGAGGGGACCCCTTCCAGGCGCTGGCGCCGGAGTGGTACGCGGAGCTGACGCAGGGGGTGGAGGTCACCACGCTCGACCTGAAGACGCCGCCGGGGCAGGCGGCGCTGCACACGCACCTGGCGGGAGCGGACCTGCTGCTGACGAGCAGCCGCCCGGCGGCGCTGGCCCGGCTGGGAGTGGGCGGCGCGGCGCTCGCGGCACGCTACCCCCGGCTGTGCCGCGTGCTGATCGTGGGCGACACGCGCGAGCCGGAAGTGCCCGGCCACGACCTGACCTACCAGGCGGAGGCCGGACTGCTCGACCCCGCGCGGCCCGCCATGCCGCGCACGCTGCTGGCCGATCTGTTGGGCGGCCGCGAGGCGCACGCCGCCGCACTGGCGCTGCTGCTGGGGCGCGAGCGCGGCGGCACGGAGCGCGAACGGCGGGTCGGCCTGGGCGACGCCGCGCGCTGGGCCGCCGGGCCGCTGCGGCACGGGCTGACCGCCCCCGGCGGGCCGCTCTCGGGCGCGCAGGACCGCTACCAGCTGTACGCCACCGCCGACGGGACCGTCGCGGTCGCGGCGCTGGAGGACCACTTCGCCGCGCGCTGGCGGGCACTTACCAGCCCCGACCCGCAGGCGACCGTGCGGGCGCGGCCCACCGCCCACTGGCTGCGGCAGGCGCGGGAACACGATCTGCCGCTGTGCGAGGTCGCAGGGGAGGGGGCTGCCGGGCGCGGAGCAGCCGGAGACGACTAA
- a CDS encoding heavy metal translocating P-type ATPase, producing the protein MTVPLASPRPQPQASASPRFRPDPGLRRAILLTALTLLGLVLGLLGEYLLDWAPLTAVGFGLAYLAGGIPSAREALRTLWHERKLDVDLLMVLAALAAASIGQWADGAILLLLFSLSNTLQDWAMGRTKGAIAALMNLNPEGATVRRDGVERWCELGEIRVGDLLVVRPGERIAADARVVRGQTSVDESPITGESVPVDKAPGAALASGTVNLNGSVEAEVLRPAGESTLARLVALMEQAQTQKSRAESLSERWESPYATAVLLGVPAVFALLHSGFGLPTDAAWYRAISFMVVASPCAVVISTPAVMLSAMAAAARSGVLFKSSAALDALAGVRTIAFDKTGTLTQARMTLTHLVADDERAALALAAGLEAHSEHPIARAVVTAARERGIEPLAVADAQAIPGHGIGARLPEGERAWAGNLRLAGREGAALTPAQEAALAGLNRAGSSSVIVGRGTRVLGVLGVADALRPGIGEALTRLEASGVEHRVMLTGDRQEVAQTVAREVGLTEFRAELLPEDKLRLIGELPAPVAMVGDGVNDAPALARADLGVAVASGTDVAIESADVVLMQNDLGKLAGAVRLAREARRTVRLNLTFAFGVILIVAPLAVAGQVPLPLGVLAHEGGTVFVVFMGLRLLRRRV; encoded by the coding sequence ATGACTGTCCCGCTCGCTTCGCCCCGCCCGCAGCCGCAGGCTTCGGCCTCGCCGCGTTTCCGACCTGACCCGGGCCTGCGCCGGGCGATCTTGCTGACCGCGCTGACCCTGCTGGGGCTGGTGTTGGGACTGCTGGGCGAGTATCTGCTGGATTGGGCACCCCTGACGGCGGTGGGCTTTGGACTGGCGTATCTGGCGGGGGGAATTCCCTCGGCGCGGGAGGCGCTGCGGACCCTCTGGCACGAGCGCAAACTCGACGTGGACCTCCTGATGGTGCTGGCCGCGCTGGCGGCGGCGAGCATCGGGCAGTGGGCCGACGGGGCGATCTTGCTGCTGCTGTTCAGCCTCTCGAACACCTTGCAGGACTGGGCGATGGGCCGCACCAAGGGCGCGATAGCGGCGCTGATGAACCTCAACCCCGAGGGCGCGACCGTGCGCCGGGACGGCGTCGAACGCTGGTGCGAGCTGGGCGAGATCCGGGTGGGCGACCTGCTGGTCGTGCGGCCCGGCGAGCGCATCGCCGCCGACGCGCGGGTGGTGCGCGGGCAGACCAGCGTGGACGAGTCGCCCATCACCGGCGAGAGCGTGCCGGTGGACAAAGCGCCCGGCGCCGCGCTCGCCTCGGGCACCGTGAACCTGAACGGCAGCGTGGAGGCCGAGGTGCTGCGGCCTGCGGGCGAGAGCACCCTGGCGCGGCTGGTCGCCCTGATGGAGCAGGCGCAGACGCAAAAGAGCCGCGCCGAGAGCCTCAGCGAACGCTGGGAGAGTCCCTACGCCACGGCGGTGCTGCTGGGAGTGCCCGCCGTGTTCGCCCTGCTGCACTCCGGCTTCGGCCTGCCGACCGATGCGGCGTGGTACCGCGCGATCTCGTTCATGGTGGTTGCCAGCCCCTGCGCGGTGGTGATCTCGACCCCCGCCGTGATGCTCAGCGCGATGGCCGCCGCCGCGCGCTCGGGCGTGCTGTTCAAGAGCAGCGCGGCGCTGGACGCGCTGGCGGGCGTGAGGACCATCGCCTTTGACAAGACCGGCACGCTGACCCAGGCCAGGATGACCCTGACCCACCTCGTCGCCGACGACGAGCGCGCGGCCCTGGCCCTGGCGGCCGGGCTGGAGGCGCACAGCGAGCACCCCATCGCCCGGGCGGTCGTGACGGCGGCCCGCGAGCGCGGCATCGAACCGCTGGCGGTGGCGGACGCGCAGGCGATTCCCGGCCACGGCATCGGGGCGCGGCTGCCGGAGGGCGAGCGGGCCTGGGCAGGCAACCTGCGCCTGGCTGGGCGGGAGGGGGCCGCCCTGACCCCCGCGCAGGAGGCGGCGCTGGCCGGGCTGAACCGGGCGGGCAGTTCCAGCGTGATCGTGGGCCGGGGAACGCGCGTGTTGGGCGTCCTGGGCGTGGCCGACGCGCTGCGCCCCGGGATCGGGGAGGCGCTGACCCGGCTGGAGGCCAGCGGGGTCGAGCACCGCGTCATGCTGACCGGCGACCGCCAGGAGGTCGCGCAGACGGTGGCGCGCGAGGTCGGCCTGACCGAGTTCCGCGCCGAGCTGCTGCCGGAAGACAAGCTGCGCCTGATCGGTGAACTGCCCGCGCCCGTGGCGATGGTGGGCGACGGGGTCAACGACGCGCCCGCCCTGGCCCGCGCCGACCTGGGGGTGGCGGTCGCCTCGGGCACCGACGTGGCGATCGAGAGTGCCGACGTGGTCCTGATGCAAAACGACCTGGGCAAGCTGGCGGGCGCGGTGCGGCTGGCGCGTGAGGCGCGGCGCACCGTGCGGCTGAACCTGACGTTCGCGTTCGGGGTGATCCTGATCGTCGCGCCGCTGGCGGTGGCCGGGCAGGTGCCGTTGCCGCTGGGCGTGCTGGCGCACGAGGGCGGCACGGTCTTCGTGGTGTTCATGGGGCTGCGGCTGCTGCGCCGCCGGGTGTAG
- a CDS encoding heme-binding domain-containing protein, whose amino-acid sequence MPRLTHPRRFSPLRLLAWLLAAFVVLQLVPYGRAHSNPPVRATPNWDSAQTRELFARACADCHSNATQWPWYSNVAPVSWLVQRHVDEGRAQFNASEPGFGREAEEAAEQVEQGEMPEPTYLPLHPEARLSAPERDMLIRGLAATFGSERGGEGGERGGSKD is encoded by the coding sequence ATGCCCCGTCTGACTCATCCCCGCCGTTTCTCGCCGCTGCGTCTGCTGGCCTGGCTGCTCGCCGCCTTCGTGGTGCTTCAGCTCGTGCCCTATGGCCGGGCGCACAGCAATCCGCCAGTGCGGGCCACGCCGAACTGGGACTCGGCCCAGACCCGCGAGCTGTTTGCCCGCGCGTGCGCCGACTGCCACAGCAACGCGACCCAGTGGCCCTGGTACAGCAACGTCGCGCCCGTCTCGTGGTTGGTGCAGCGCCATGTGGACGAGGGACGCGCACAGTTCAATGCCTCGGAACCAGGCTTCGGACGAGAGGCGGAGGAGGCCGCCGAGCAGGTGGAACAGGGCGAGATGCCTGAACCCACCTACCTGCCCCTGCACCCGGAAGCGCGGCTGAGCGCCCCCGAACGCGACATGCTGATTCGCGGCCTGGCCGCCACCTTCGGCTCCGAGAGAGGCGGGGAGGGGGGCGAACGCGGGGGCAGCAAGGACTGA
- a CDS encoding type III polyketide synthase, producing MSAAPTVRSLVTGHPPHRASQTELRKAARTLFPRMAARPHMLDVFDNARIQTRALARPLAWYLQPRGFGEKNAVFVEEARALTLRLAREALERANVAPAEVDAVVVVNTSGLSTPSLDAYLIGALGLNPHAARLPVWGLGCAGGASGLARAADLVRAGRRRVLYVAVELCSVTLVKGDESKSNFVGTALFADGGAALVVTAPDVPGPAPLLSLHGGYSTLIEDSEDIMGWDVVDDGLKVRFSRDIPTLVHSMMQGNVDQALATRGWTREDVATFVVHPGGVKVLAAYEDALELPPGALDASRRVLCANGNMSSVTVLFVLEETLKARPAGKGLLSAMGPGFSAEHVLIEFPGG from the coding sequence ATGTCTGCCGCTCCCACTGTGCGCTCGCTGGTCACCGGGCACCCCCCCCACCGCGCCTCCCAGACGGAGCTGCGCAAGGCGGCCCGCACGCTGTTTCCGCGCATGGCGGCCCGGCCCCACATGCTCGACGTGTTCGACAACGCGCGGATTCAGACGCGGGCGCTGGCCCGGCCGCTGGCGTGGTACTTGCAGCCGCGCGGCTTCGGCGAAAAGAACGCGGTCTTCGTGGAAGAAGCCCGCGCGCTGACCCTGCGGCTGGCGCGGGAAGCGCTGGAGCGGGCGAACGTGGCCCCGGCCGAGGTGGACGCCGTGGTCGTGGTGAACACCAGCGGCCTGAGCACCCCCAGCCTCGACGCCTACCTGATCGGGGCGCTGGGCCTCAATCCCCACGCGGCGCGGTTGCCGGTGTGGGGTCTGGGGTGCGCGGGCGGCGCGTCGGGCCTGGCGCGGGCCGCCGATCTGGTCCGGGCGGGGCGGCGGCGGGTGCTGTACGTGGCGGTCGAGCTGTGCAGCGTGACGCTGGTCAAGGGGGACGAGTCCAAGAGCAACTTCGTGGGCACCGCCCTGTTTGCCGACGGCGGCGCGGCGCTGGTCGTCACCGCCCCCGACGTGCCCGGCCCCGCGCCCTTGCTTTCGCTGCACGGGGGCTACTCCACCCTGATCGAGGATTCCGAGGACATCATGGGCTGGGACGTGGTGGACGACGGGCTGAAGGTGCGCTTTTCCCGCGACATCCCCACCCTGGTCCACTCGATGATGCAGGGCAACGTCGATCAGGCCCTCGCCACCCGGGGCTGGACCCGCGAGGACGTGGCGACCTTCGTGGTTCACCCCGGCGGGGTCAAGGTGCTCGCCGCCTACGAGGACGCGCTGGAGCTGCCGCCCGGCGCGCTCGATGCCAGCCGCCGGGTGCTGTGCGCGAACGGCAACATGAGCAGCGTGACCGTGCTGTTCGTGCTGGAAGAGACCCTCAAGGCCAGGCCTGCGGGCAAGGGGCTGCTGAGCGCGATGGGACCGGGCTTCAGCGCCGAACACGTCCTGATCGAGTTTCCGGGAGGCTGA
- a CDS encoding aldo/keto reductase gives MSETTHVNAAHSGTFQIGGDLSVNRLGFGAMRVTGEGIWGDPADREGALATLRRLPELGVNLIDTADSYGPAVSEELIREALHPYDSVVIATKAGLTRTGPDVWVPCGRPEYLIQQAHLSRRRLGVDRIDLWQLHRIDPQVPRDEQFGAVRDLMEQGVIRHAGLSEVGVEEIEAARRVFPVATVQNLYNLVHRKSEEVLEYCEREGIGFLPWYPLAAGSLAQPGGVLAEVAARTRAMPSQVALAWVLRRSPVMLPIPGTGKVKHLEENVAAAGVQLSDDDFRALDGVGRQEWERQQAARR, from the coding sequence ATGAGCGAGACCACCCATGTGAACGCGGCGCACAGCGGAACTTTCCAGATCGGCGGGGACCTCAGCGTCAACCGCCTGGGCTTCGGCGCGATGCGCGTGACCGGAGAAGGCATCTGGGGTGACCCCGCCGACCGCGAGGGCGCGCTGGCGACCCTGCGCCGCCTGCCCGAGCTGGGCGTCAACCTGATCGACACCGCCGACTCCTACGGCCCGGCGGTCAGCGAGGAGCTGATCCGGGAGGCCCTGCATCCCTACGACTCGGTGGTGATCGCCACCAAGGCGGGCCTGACCCGCACCGGTCCCGACGTGTGGGTGCCCTGCGGCCGCCCCGAGTACCTGATTCAGCAGGCGCACCTCTCGCGCCGCCGCCTGGGCGTGGACCGCATCGACCTGTGGCAGCTGCACCGCATCGACCCCCAGGTGCCGCGAGACGAGCAGTTCGGCGCGGTGCGCGACCTGATGGAGCAGGGCGTGATCCGCCACGCGGGCCTCAGCGAGGTGGGGGTCGAGGAGATCGAGGCCGCCCGCCGGGTCTTTCCGGTGGCGACCGTGCAAAACCTCTACAACCTCGTTCACCGCAAGTCCGAGGAGGTGCTGGAGTACTGCGAGCGCGAGGGCATCGGCTTTCTGCCGTGGTACCCGCTGGCGGCGGGCAGCCTCGCGCAGCCGGGCGGCGTGCTGGCCGAGGTCGCCGCGCGCACCCGGGCCATGCCCTCGCAGGTGGCGCTGGCCTGGGTGCTCAGGCGCAGCCCGGTGATGCTGCCCATCCCCGGCACCGGCAAGGTCAAGCACCTGGAGGAAAACGTCGCCGCCGCCGGGGTCCAGCTCTCGGACGACGATTTCCGCGCCCTCGACGGGGTGGGCCGCCAGGAGTGGGAGCGCCAGCAGGCCGCCCGGCGCTAG
- a CDS encoding nitroreductase family protein has translation MLARRTTNGPFRPGPVRREHQHLLMRVAQAAPSHFNSQPWRFVLIEDPRTIETVAEISGQSMTELIEAGVFFERYRRYFRFTEAEMEQRRDGIHIDHLPGPLRPFTRQIFSDAGLRLMRQLGVPKKLGEDNRKLVAGSPLLLAALLDKSEYRPGELSGFYSVFGLGAAVENIWNAVGALGMGIQFVSTPMEIPRQWRRLQELLHVPDDLELMAVYRLGYLPEEGKRPSIDWSSRHRKSLAQFVSRETCGVPEQE, from the coding sequence ATGCTTGCCCGCCGCACCACCAACGGTCCCTTCCGGCCCGGCCCGGTGCGCCGCGAGCACCAGCACCTGTTGATGCGGGTGGCGCAGGCCGCCCCCAGCCACTTCAACAGCCAGCCGTGGCGCTTCGTGCTGATCGAAGACCCCCGCACCATCGAGACGGTCGCGGAGATCTCGGGCCAGAGCATGACCGAGCTGATCGAGGCGGGCGTCTTTTTCGAGCGCTACCGCCGCTACTTCCGCTTCACGGAAGCCGAGATGGAGCAGCGGCGCGACGGCATCCACATTGACCACCTGCCTGGCCCGCTGCGGCCCTTTACCCGCCAGATCTTTTCCGACGCCGGACTGCGGCTCATGCGCCAGCTGGGTGTCCCGAAAAAACTGGGGGAGGACAACCGCAAGCTGGTGGCCGGAAGCCCGCTGCTGCTGGCCGCGCTGCTGGACAAGTCCGAGTACCGCCCCGGCGAACTCAGCGGGTTTTATTCCGTCTTCGGGCTGGGGGCCGCCGTCGAGAACATCTGGAACGCGGTGGGCGCGCTGGGGATGGGCATCCAGTTCGTCTCCACGCCGATGGAGATTCCCCGGCAGTGGCGCCGCCTTCAGGAGCTGCTGCATGTCCCGGACGACCTGGAACTGATGGCCGTCTACCGCCTGGGCTACCTGCCGGAAGAGGGCAAGCGGCCCTCCATCGACTGGAGCAGCCGCCACCGCAAGAGCCTGGCGCAGTTCGTGAGCCGCGAAACCTGCGGGGTGCCGGAGCAGGAGTGA
- the ndk gene encoding nucleoside-diphosphate kinase, whose translation MERTFAMIKPDGVRRGLTPEILARIQRKGYRVVGLKQMVISREVAETHYGEHRERPFFGELVEFITGGPVVAIALEGNDAITGWRAMMGATNPANAAPGSIRADFATTTGENVTHGSDSPESAERELGLFFAEGELLK comes from the coding sequence ATGGAACGCACCTTTGCCATGATCAAGCCCGACGGGGTCCGCCGGGGCCTGACGCCCGAGATTCTCGCCCGCATCCAGCGCAAGGGCTACCGCGTGGTCGGCCTCAAGCAGATGGTCATCTCCCGCGAGGTCGCCGAGACCCACTACGGCGAGCACCGCGAGCGGCCCTTTTTCGGGGAGCTGGTCGAGTTCATCACCGGCGGCCCGGTCGTCGCCATCGCCCTGGAAGGAAATGACGCCATTACCGGCTGGCGCGCGATGATGGGTGCGACCAACCCCGCCAATGCCGCTCCCGGCTCCATCCGCGCCGACTTCGCCACGACCACCGGCGAGAACGTGACCCACGGCAGCGACTCGCCGGAAAGCGCCGAGCGCGAACTGGGGCTGTTTTTCGCGGAAGGCGAACTGCTGAAGTAA